The proteins below come from a single Piscinibacter gummiphilus genomic window:
- the egtD gene encoding L-histidine N(alpha)-methyltransferase, with protein MPAQPTHEIIEGLSRPQPSISPKYFYDSKGSRLFEQITRLPEYYPTRTEQAILARHAAEIARRVGPGRIVIEPGAGNCEKARVLCRAIGASRYVAVDISAEFLTEAAQRLRDEMPQLQVHAVGGDLTQEIVLPEDLPRAHRLVYYPGSSIGNFDRPQALDVLVRMRRLIDHDGALLIGVDLRKEVSVLEPAYDDAAGVTAAFNLNALDHVNRLVGSDFHLHQWRHRAFFNHEASRIEMHLEAKTDVDVHWPGGGRHFAPGERIHTESSYKYDIEGFAHLLHAAGFHHSVAWTDERRWFAVVLATP; from the coding sequence ATGCCCGCCCAACCCACGCACGAGATCATCGAAGGCCTGAGCCGGCCGCAGCCCAGCATTTCGCCCAAGTACTTCTACGACTCGAAGGGCTCGCGGCTCTTCGAGCAGATCACGCGCTTGCCCGAGTACTACCCGACGCGCACCGAGCAGGCGATCCTGGCGCGCCATGCGGCGGAGATTGCGCGGCGCGTGGGCCCGGGGCGCATCGTCATCGAGCCGGGCGCTGGCAATTGCGAGAAGGCGCGGGTGCTCTGCCGTGCCATCGGGGCGTCGCGCTACGTGGCGGTCGACATCTCGGCCGAGTTCCTCACCGAGGCCGCACAGCGGCTGCGCGACGAGATGCCGCAGTTGCAGGTGCACGCCGTGGGCGGCGACCTCACGCAGGAGATCGTCTTGCCGGAAGACTTGCCGCGCGCGCACCGGCTCGTCTACTACCCCGGCTCGTCGATCGGTAATTTCGACAGACCGCAGGCGCTCGACGTGCTGGTGCGCATGCGCCGCCTGATCGATCACGACGGCGCGCTGCTGATCGGCGTGGACCTGCGCAAGGAGGTGTCGGTGCTGGAACCCGCCTACGACGACGCAGCGGGCGTCACCGCCGCCTTCAACCTCAACGCGCTCGACCATGTGAACCGGCTCGTGGGCAGCGACTTCCACCTGCACCAGTGGCGGCATCGCGCCTTCTTCAACCACGAGGCCTCGCGCATCGAGATGCACCTCGAAGCCAAGACCGACGTCGACGTGCACTGGCCCGGCGGCGGCCGGCACTTCGCCCCGGGCGAACGCATCCACACCGAGAGCAGCTACAAGTACGACATCGAAGGCTTCGCCCACCTGCTGCACGCGGCCGGCTTCCACCACAGCGTGGCGTGGACCGACGAGCGGCGCTGGTTCGCGGTGGTGCTCGCCACGCCATGA
- a CDS encoding LacI family DNA-binding transcriptional regulator — protein MSEAPIPPHTPRRRRGAGAITLGDVARLAGVSPITASRALNTPEQVAKETLERVRDAVSRTGYVPNRMAGGLASSRSRLVAAVVPTIAGPVFMEMVQSLTHELDAAGYQLMLGQSGYTASREDALLDAIIGRRPDGIVLTGIMHSAEGRKRLLASGIPVVETWDLTPTPIDMLVGFSHTDAAAAVVRHLHAKGRTHLALLSGDDERAERRNRGFIAEARALGLTAEIPVMRVPAPTTLRSGRQGLAQLLARSPEVDGVFCSSDLLALGVLTEAAARGLAVPERLSVVGFGDLAFAGDTHPALSTVRIDGTGIGCQAARFIVERAAGRAVADKVIDLGFQVIERGSS, from the coding sequence ATGAGCGAGGCCCCGATCCCACCGCACACGCCCAGGCGCCGCCGAGGGGCCGGCGCCATCACCCTGGGCGACGTGGCGCGCTTGGCGGGCGTCTCGCCCATCACCGCTTCACGCGCCCTCAACACCCCCGAGCAGGTCGCGAAGGAAACGCTCGAGCGTGTGCGCGATGCCGTCTCGCGCACCGGCTACGTGCCCAACCGCATGGCCGGTGGCTTGGCCTCGTCGCGCAGCCGCCTGGTCGCCGCCGTGGTGCCCACCATCGCCGGCCCGGTGTTCATGGAGATGGTGCAGTCCCTCACCCATGAACTCGACGCGGCGGGCTACCAACTGATGCTTGGCCAGAGCGGCTACACCGCCTCTCGCGAAGACGCGCTGCTCGATGCCATCATCGGCCGCCGCCCCGACGGCATCGTGCTCACCGGCATCATGCATTCGGCCGAAGGGCGCAAGCGGCTGCTCGCGAGCGGCATCCCCGTCGTCGAGACCTGGGACTTGACGCCCACCCCCATCGACATGCTCGTCGGCTTCTCGCACACCGATGCCGCCGCCGCCGTGGTGCGCCACCTGCATGCGAAAGGGCGCACGCACCTCGCGCTCCTGAGCGGCGACGACGAGCGCGCCGAGCGCCGCAACCGCGGCTTCATCGCCGAGGCCAGGGCTCTGGGGCTGACGGCCGAGATCCCGGTGATGCGCGTGCCCGCCCCCACCACCTTGCGCAGCGGCCGCCAGGGCCTCGCGCAACTGCTCGCCCGATCACCCGAGGTCGACGGCGTCTTCTGCAGCTCCGACTTGCTCGCGCTCGGCGTGCTGACCGAAGCGGCGGCACGGGGCCTCGCCGTGCCCGAGCGTCTCTCCGTCGTCGGTTTCGGCGACCTCGCCTTTGCCGGCGACACCCACCCCGCGCTCAGCACCGTGCGCATCGACGGCACCGGCATCGGCTGCCAGGCGGCGCGTTTCATCGTGGAGCGCGCGGCAGGCCGGGCGGTGGCCGACAAGGTGATCGACCTGGGCTTCCAGGTCATCGAGCGCGGCAGCAGCTGA
- a CDS encoding SDR family NAD(P)-dependent oxidoreductase, producing MNTSSFRPVAVITGAGSGIGRSLALRLARRGHDLALCEINALRLGEVAREARALGARVSEHVVDVADARAVAALPAAVEAEHTRVSAVFNNAGVSAYGDFRQQPVADFEWVIGINFWGVVNMSRAFLPLLLREKAAQLVNVSSVFGFVGVPGQTAYCASKFAVRGFTEALRHELEATGVRVVQVHPGGIKTHIAHDMRHLESVDATARKALADGFVQNARTTADEAAECILAGLDKGLVRIRIGADARFLDRLARLMPVRYWGLLKKRAQRAAAERQAAAAS from the coding sequence ATGAACACGTCCTCCTTCCGCCCCGTGGCGGTCATCACCGGCGCGGGCAGCGGCATCGGCCGCAGCCTGGCGCTGCGCCTGGCCCGGCGCGGCCACGACCTCGCGCTGTGCGAGATCAACGCCCTTCGGCTGGGCGAGGTCGCGCGCGAAGCGCGTGCGCTCGGCGCACGCGTCAGCGAGCACGTGGTCGACGTGGCCGATGCCCGCGCCGTGGCCGCGCTGCCCGCTGCGGTGGAAGCCGAGCACACCCGCGTGAGCGCCGTGTTCAACAACGCCGGGGTGTCGGCCTACGGCGACTTCCGCCAGCAGCCGGTGGCCGACTTCGAGTGGGTGATCGGCATCAACTTCTGGGGCGTGGTCAACATGTCGCGCGCCTTCCTGCCGCTCCTGCTGCGCGAGAAGGCCGCGCAGCTCGTCAACGTGTCGAGCGTGTTCGGCTTCGTCGGCGTGCCGGGGCAGACGGCCTATTGCGCGAGCAAGTTCGCGGTGCGCGGCTTCACCGAAGCGCTGCGCCACGAGCTCGAAGCGACCGGCGTGCGTGTGGTGCAGGTGCACCCGGGCGGCATCAAGACCCACATCGCACACGACATGCGCCACCTCGAGAGCGTCGACGCCACCGCGCGCAAGGCCCTGGCCGACGGCTTCGTGCAGAACGCACGCACCACCGCCGACGAAGCCGCCGAGTGCATCCTCGCGGGTCTGGACAAGGGCCTCGTGCGCATCCGCATCGGGGCCGATGCCCGCTTCCTCGACCGGCTGGCGCGGCTGATGCCGGTGCGCTATTGGGGGTTGCTCAAGAAGCGCGCCCAGCGCGCCGCCGCCGAGCGGCAGGCGGCCGCAGCCTCGTAG
- a CDS encoding TetR/AcrR family transcriptional regulator has protein sequence MSKAPITTRERVLETCRRLFNEKGPGAVTTAEIAATVGINEGNLYYYFKKKDQIVLALFDQFELALGEMARRQMEHIEQDKANEDSIMDFFKFAWEWRFFYRDAQSLYGLAPELRERNKLLSEASHEAGRRLLQHAIQHGRLKVPDEAVERLVVNAWIICTFWIEYLQVAKGVTRITKKHLEMGYEQVQSLYWPYAPRGTERRKPSWA, from the coding sequence ATGAGCAAAGCCCCGATCACGACCCGCGAGCGCGTGCTTGAAACCTGCCGCCGCCTCTTCAACGAGAAGGGGCCGGGCGCCGTCACCACCGCCGAGATCGCGGCCACCGTGGGCATCAACGAAGGCAACCTCTACTACTACTTCAAGAAGAAGGACCAGATCGTGCTGGCGCTCTTCGACCAGTTCGAGCTGGCCCTGGGCGAGATGGCCCGCCGGCAGATGGAGCACATCGAGCAGGACAAGGCCAACGAAGACAGCATCATGGACTTCTTCAAGTTCGCCTGGGAGTGGCGCTTCTTCTACCGCGACGCCCAGTCGCTCTATGGCCTGGCGCCCGAGCTGCGCGAGCGCAACAAGCTGCTGTCGGAAGCGTCTCACGAGGCGGGCCGCCGGTTGCTGCAACACGCCATCCAGCACGGCCGGCTCAAGGTGCCCGACGAGGCCGTGGAGCGGCTTGTCGTCAACGCGTGGATCATCTGCACCTTCTGGATCGAATACCTGCAGGTCGCCAAGGGCGTGACGCGCATTACCAAGAAGCACCTGGAGATGGGCTACGAGCAGGTGCAGTCGCTCTACTGGCCCTACGCGCCACGCGGCACCGAGCGTCGTAAACCGAGCTGGGCCTGA
- a CDS encoding methyltransferase domain-containing protein, with translation MSWNPSQYLKFEQPRLRPALELLARVSLEAPRTVYDLGCGAGQLSRLMAERWPMAQVIGVDASAAMLEQAGDPLPNLRWQHQDLAGWKADAPADLIYSNAALHWLHDHTALFTHLMQQLVSGGVLAVQMPRNFAAPSHTSIADAVRSGPWGARLEPLLREKKPVEDPAWYYDLLAPLARDIDLWETEYHQVLTGPDPVKEWTKGTWLSTFLNALDDPAEREAFERDYAARVALAYPMRADGTTVFPFRRLFIVARRL, from the coding sequence ATGAGCTGGAACCCGTCGCAGTACCTGAAGTTCGAGCAGCCGCGCCTGCGTCCCGCGCTGGAGCTGCTGGCCCGTGTGTCGCTTGAGGCACCACGCACCGTGTACGACCTCGGTTGCGGCGCTGGCCAGTTGAGCCGGCTGATGGCCGAGCGCTGGCCGATGGCCCAGGTGATCGGCGTCGACGCGTCGGCGGCGATGCTCGAGCAGGCGGGCGACCCCTTGCCCAACCTGCGCTGGCAGCACCAAGACCTGGCGGGCTGGAAGGCCGACGCACCGGCCGACCTGATCTATTCCAACGCCGCGCTGCACTGGCTGCACGACCACACGGCGCTCTTCACCCACCTGATGCAGCAGCTCGTTTCCGGCGGCGTGCTCGCGGTGCAGATGCCGCGCAACTTCGCAGCACCGTCGCACACTTCGATTGCCGATGCGGTGCGCTCTGGCCCGTGGGGCGCACGCCTCGAGCCCTTGCTGCGCGAGAAGAAGCCGGTGGAGGATCCAGCGTGGTACTACGACCTGTTGGCCCCGCTGGCGCGGGACATCGACCTGTGGGAAACCGAATACCACCAGGTGCTCACTGGCCCCGACCCGGTGAAAGAATGGACCAAGGGCACCTGGCTCTCGACCTTCCTCAATGCCCTCGACGACCCGGCCGAGCGCGAGGCCTTCGAGCGCGACTACGCGGCGCGGGTGGCCTTGGCCTATCCGATGCGGGCCGACGGCACCACGGTGTTCCCGTTTCGCCGTCTCTTCATCGTCGCGCGCAGGCTCTGA
- the egtB gene encoding ergothioneine biosynthesis protein EgtB, translated as MNELDADTLATAYRAVRSHTEALAAPLSAEDACAQSMPDASPAKWHLAHTTWFFETFVLERFEPGFAPHAAAYRVLFNSYYNAVGVKHPRPQRGLLTRPSLDEVRAYRAAVDRRVLTLMPRLPQEALRLVELGLHHEQQHQELLLTDVLHLFSCNPLKPAYREAEMSASAPASPLQWHAFEEGVVQIGHDGAGFAFDNEGPRHSAYLQRYEVASRLVSNAEYAGFIEAGGYREPALWLSEGWDWVKAQSREHPLYWQRAANGWQAFGLSGLRELQAHEPVLHLSYYEADAYARWAGARLPTEAEWEHAAATCPELHQLTSHAWQWTSSAYLPYPDFRASAGAVGEYNGKFMVNQMVLRGGSLATPPTHLRTSYRNFFPTSATWQFTGIRLAR; from the coding sequence ATGAACGAACTCGACGCGGACACCCTGGCCACCGCCTACCGGGCGGTGCGCTCGCACACCGAAGCGCTGGCCGCGCCGCTGTCGGCCGAAGACGCGTGCGCGCAGTCGATGCCCGACGCGAGCCCCGCCAAGTGGCACCTCGCGCACACGACCTGGTTCTTCGAGACCTTCGTGCTCGAACGCTTCGAGCCCGGCTTCGCGCCGCACGCCGCCGCATACCGCGTGCTCTTCAACTCCTACTACAACGCCGTGGGCGTCAAGCACCCGCGGCCGCAGCGCGGCCTGCTCACCCGGCCTTCGCTCGACGAGGTGCGCGCCTACCGCGCGGCCGTCGACCGACGGGTGCTCACGCTCATGCCGCGCTTGCCGCAGGAGGCGCTGCGTCTGGTGGAGCTGGGGCTGCACCACGAGCAGCAGCACCAGGAGCTGCTGCTCACCGACGTGCTGCACCTCTTCTCGTGCAACCCGCTGAAGCCCGCGTACCGAGAAGCCGAGATGAGTGCGAGCGCGCCCGCATCGCCACTGCAATGGCACGCGTTCGAAGAAGGCGTGGTGCAGATCGGCCACGACGGCGCGGGTTTCGCCTTTGACAACGAAGGCCCGCGCCACTCGGCCTACTTGCAGCGCTATGAGGTGGCGTCGCGCCTCGTCAGCAATGCCGAATACGCCGGTTTCATCGAAGCGGGTGGTTATCGCGAGCCAGCCCTGTGGCTCTCGGAAGGGTGGGACTGGGTGAAGGCGCAGTCGCGCGAGCACCCGCTCTACTGGCAGCGTGCCGCGAATGGCTGGCAAGCCTTCGGCCTCTCGGGTCTGCGCGAGCTGCAGGCCCACGAGCCCGTGCTGCACCTGAGTTACTACGAAGCCGACGCCTACGCCCGATGGGCCGGTGCACGCCTGCCCACCGAAGCGGAGTGGGAGCACGCCGCCGCCACCTGCCCCGAGCTGCACCAGCTCACCAGCCACGCCTGGCAATGGACCTCGAGCGCCTACCTCCCGTACCCCGATTTTCGCGCCAGTGCCGGCGCCGTCGGTGAGTACAACGGCAAGTTCATGGTGAACCAGATGGTGTTGCGCGGCGGCTCGCTCGCCACGCCACCCACGCACCTGCGCACGAGCTACCGCAACTTCTTCCCCACCAGTGCCACCTGGCAGTTCACCGGCATCCGCCTCGCACGCTGA
- a CDS encoding HNH endonuclease, whose amino-acid sequence MHQDNHSHVLQLDLQGTPQAWISLEQAALHVATGSVAWVDGDGPLATLRGGFNVIRQRQSLIEVHPIVALRGASRINLHDIVPAITKHKLFRRDRHTCAYCGEVFGDRDLQCEHIQPESRGGAWSWMNLVTACAYCNGRKADRTPEEAGMPLLYLPYVPSRFENFLLEGRRIRADVHEWLAARLPKGSRLHA is encoded by the coding sequence ATGCACCAAGACAACCACAGCCATGTGCTGCAACTCGACCTCCAGGGCACGCCCCAAGCGTGGATCTCGCTCGAACAGGCCGCCTTGCACGTGGCCACGGGCTCGGTCGCATGGGTGGATGGCGATGGGCCGCTCGCCACCTTGCGCGGCGGCTTCAACGTCATCCGCCAGCGCCAATCGCTGATCGAGGTGCACCCGATCGTCGCCCTGCGCGGTGCGTCGCGCATCAACCTGCACGACATCGTGCCGGCGATCACGAAGCACAAGCTCTTTCGCCGCGACCGCCACACCTGCGCCTACTGCGGCGAGGTGTTTGGCGACCGCGACCTGCAGTGCGAACACATCCAGCCCGAGTCGCGTGGTGGCGCCTGGAGCTGGATGAACCTCGTCACCGCCTGCGCTTACTGCAATGGCCGCAAGGCCGACCGCACGCCGGAGGAAGCCGGCATGCCCTTGCTGTACCTGCCTTACGTGCCGAGCCGCTTCGAGAACTTCCTGCTCGAAGGCCGCCGCATCCGTGCCGACGTGCACGAGTGGCTGGCCGCACGCCTGCCCAAGGGATCGCGTCTGCACGCTTGA
- a CDS encoding tripartite tricarboxylate transporter substrate binding protein encodes MKSLLATLCLSLAALAAAPAHAWPDKPITLLVPFPPGGSTDSLARVLAPKLQEKLGTNVIVDNKPGATGTIGTGQVKRSPADGYTVLVSSLGPFVIAPHLIKGVPYDAGLDFDLLTVAVQAPNVLVVPAASPLKSVADVIAELKNEPGRMSFASSGNGSSDHLTAELFWLQTGTSGSHVPYKGGAPAIQDLLGGQVQASFQNVNAVLQHIQSGKLRALAITGDKRSSVLPNVPTLAESGVKGADVYSWQGIAAPKGLPGDVKAKLHAALVSSLNDAAVKADFAKIGIEVVANTPEQFAVFQTGESARWKKLIETRKITAD; translated from the coding sequence ATGAAGTCATTGCTCGCCACCCTCTGCCTTTCGCTGGCCGCCCTGGCCGCCGCGCCCGCCCATGCCTGGCCCGACAAGCCCATCACCCTGCTCGTGCCCTTCCCGCCGGGCGGCTCGACCGACTCGCTCGCCCGTGTGCTTGCCCCCAAGCTGCAGGAAAAGCTCGGCACCAACGTCATCGTCGACAACAAGCCTGGGGCGACCGGCACCATCGGCACAGGTCAGGTGAAACGCTCGCCGGCCGACGGCTACACCGTGCTCGTGTCCTCGCTCGGCCCCTTCGTCATCGCACCTCACCTGATCAAGGGCGTGCCCTACGACGCTGGCCTCGACTTCGACCTGCTGACGGTGGCCGTGCAGGCGCCCAACGTGCTGGTCGTGCCCGCCGCTTCGCCGCTCAAGAGCGTCGCCGACGTGATCGCCGAGTTGAAGAATGAGCCCGGCAGGATGAGCTTCGCCTCCTCAGGCAATGGCTCGTCCGACCACCTCACCGCCGAACTCTTCTGGTTGCAGACCGGGACCAGCGGCTCGCACGTGCCCTACAAGGGCGGCGCACCGGCCATCCAGGACCTGCTGGGCGGCCAGGTGCAGGCCTCGTTCCAGAACGTCAACGCGGTGCTGCAGCACATCCAGAGCGGCAAGCTGCGCGCACTCGCCATCACCGGCGACAAACGTTCGTCGGTGCTGCCCAATGTGCCCACGCTCGCCGAGAGCGGCGTGAAGGGCGCCGACGTGTACTCATGGCAGGGCATCGCCGCGCCCAAGGGCCTGCCGGGCGACGTGAAGGCCAAGCTGCACGCGGCCCTCGTCTCCTCGCTCAACGACGCGGCGGTCAAGGCCGACTTCGCCAAGATCGGCATCGAGGTCGTGGCCAACACGCCCGAGCAGTTCGCCGTCTTCCAGACTGGCGAATCCGCACGCTGGAAGAAGCTGATCGAGACCCGCAAGATCACCGCCGACTGA